The Capsicum annuum cultivar UCD-10X-F1 chromosome 1, UCD10Xv1.1, whole genome shotgun sequence sequence CATGTAGGTTCCAGATCCAAGTGGTAGTATCAGGCCCTTTAgctattgttcttgagaaatgaCCCGGTCTGGCCCATTCCTCGAAAGAAGTTTTTACGGGATCCCTATCTACCAAAATTTTAACTTCTGGTTCCGGCGAACGAATAATCATTGAGTCCTCCTCTTTCCGGACAACACATACAAAGAGACCCGCCAACAGTCAAATAATTAGTGAACCTTAGAGATAGAGAGATATTTCTATAATCAGTtcatttctcttctatttttctatctACCATCtatctattttctttagttatttacTAGAGCAATTATGATCTAGAAGTCAATCTGGGGAAAGTGTTCAGATCTATTATGACATAGCCTTGAGGCGCTCAACGGACCCTTTAACCTTTTAAAAACCTTTTTGGGCTTTGGATTGAtccaaaaacaactttttgtGCAACCTAGTGTATATTCATAGAAGTTATTAGATGGAGCTCTTTAATTTTTTACCTAGAAGATTGTAATTACTCTATTCCAAATCACGCTAGTAGTCATTAGACACTACTAAGAGACATCCCcggtatatatatatttagtgatTCAAgggtttcttttattatttttaatactaataactaataagagttttgtttaattgaattttttcattttaatattttttaatatttaatttttaatatttaatataaataaataattttaatatttaatatattaatataaataaataataaatagaataaaaagaagTCTATTTTGTCCTCTATCTGTCTTTTTTATTCCTAAAAAATAGCAGATGAATATAGAAGTGAAATAGAAGGCTTAGAAGGGAGATAATGAAATTATGTGATTGGGTCTTCCAAAAGCAAAGGAATGATCCGTTTTTTAGTTAACTGATCTGATGGGTCCAACAAACAATTAATTATAACAAATATCTAAATTCTAAataaaggataataaataaaCGGGGTCTTCTTTTATTCGAAACATCTCATGATCTTCAACCAATTATGCGCTTCAATATAATTACCGGGAGTAAGCGCTATAGCCTGTTTCCAATACTCAGTGGCTTGATCGAACCAAGCCTCTGCAATTTCAGAATTTCCCTGTTGAATGGCCTGTTCTCCCTGGCCGGAATAGGTAGTTCAATTCCTTCCCTTAGAACCGTACTTGAGAATTTCTTACCTTATACGGCTCAGTAGTCAATTCTTTTGGTTTGCCATTTTGATCTATACCATATCTATCTAATCAGATTTCTCTTGGATCTATCCCAGTTTTAGggttaaccaaaagaaaaataggttAATTATATGAGTTTCAAACTAAAATTTGGATGAATAATCCGTTTATTTAGTTTTATCTTTTTTCCCACCTTCAGAATAATAAAGAATAGGCATTTTTACTACTGGTAGAATTTTTTGAAAGGTAACTATCTCGGTTTCATAGATAAATTTATATAGAATCTTTGAAAAAGGCTTTCtttcataagaaagaaaatactTACTATCTTTGGGATCTGATCCTACACCGCTGCTCAAGACTTTAGTGGATCGACTCTATTACATAAGTTAATTCCTAATTCTTATCTCACATTATGAGATAAGTACGTAGTTATTATTGTATCGGCCCAAAACCTCGCTAATTGATCTTTACGTTGCTTCCTCTCTCTCTATCAATTAAAGCCTTATATCCATAGAAAAAGTTGCTaggcatttttattttttcctattttgactTCTATGAAGTTTCTTTCTTTGCTACAGCTGATAAAAATCGTTGTTTTAGACGATGCATATGTAGAAAGCCTATTTGGTTCTAGTAGTTACTTtactagatttttcttttttttctttctatagtGGAGATAGTCGCACGTAATGACAGATCACGGCCATATTATTAAAAGCTTGTGGTAAGAATGGGTTTCGTTCTAGTGCTCGAAAATAATATTCCAAAGCTTTCGTATGTTCTCCATTACTTGTGTGGATAAGCCCTATATTATAGAGTATATAACTTCGATCATAGGGATCAATTTCTAGTCGCATAGCTTCATAATAATTCTGCAAAGCTTCCGCGTAATTTCCTTCGGATTGAGCCGACATCCGTTACGGTCGTCATTCAATTGAAAGAATCTCTGTCCCAAAAGCGTACGTGAGAATTTCACCTCATACGGCTCCTCCCTTATGTGCATAATGAGAATAATACatagaataaaaaaagatttaatgatgaaaatattctCATTATGAACTCAGCAGGGCTAGTATTTTTACAAGAAATCTCTAGCCAACCTTCCTGCAAGAGATTCTTTCTTAACATCAAGCCTATTGGGACTAGATAGAAATGATAAGATAACTCCAACAATTTCTTTGTTTTTAACGCCAACTAATTTACAGGAATTAGTCACTTCAATAGCCTTCGATAGTTATATGGGTATCCAAAGGAAGAACTAGATGGATGTTTATTGTCCCAACCATTCTTTTAGTCTTAAGCCCGCTAAGGGAAGGActgacttagaacaaagttttCGTGTTGTTGATTCCTAGGTGTAGCACTTCTTCCCCTATGCTGCCTATTAGCGCTAGTAGAGTAGGATTGACCCGTAATATAGAACCTCTAGGTGTAACCTTTCGCTTAATACTAGAATCGAcaactaaaacataaaatctGAGGTTGCATTAATCGAGGATACACGACAGAAGGAATTGTTCGATTTCCAAACTTCACCTTCAAAAAgcgtagatttttttttttcgaaaaatttgTCAAATCACATGTTTTTCTCCTCATAAGACTAAGAGAaatgaataaatatgaaataaaaaaaagaatcaaatccCACCATCTCTGTAATAGGTAAATACCTCTTTTTCTCCTGAAGTTGTCGAAATTACTCGTAATAAGATATTGGCTACAATTGAAAAGGTCTTATCAATAAAATTTCCATTTATACGTGATCTAGGTATAGGTAGCAATCCATTCTAGAATTCTTCTCATTACCTCTCGTGGGAAAAAGATCCCACAAAGTAAAAAATTGTATAGTACGAAATAACATAAaaccttattttttttaagaaaaaaacaaaagatatgaatCCTCTATTCCAATTGTTCCTTTTTGACAGGAGTCgctaagaaataagaaatcttTCAACGTGATTCGATTTCATACTAATGTAGTAGTATAGGATGTAGTAGTATAGGAACTATTCCGATTTCGGTGAAGTTACAAATTAGAAGAACTCGAGAAATTTTGATTGAATCATGATACAaattacaaagaagaaaaaagatcgAATAATCATTCTATGATGAAAATAGAATAACTGACAATTTTGTGTAGATAACGGTATATACTATACAATCAAATctcaattattttatgaatttctattCTAATAGAGGGGTAGGTATTTGTTGTTGAGAACTCCAAAACCGaaaagaaatttgaaattttttttggtacGGAATCATAGTCTATATCTATATAATTAGAATTATGATTTAAGAGTAGCCATTAACTATAGTCTAAAAGATATAGACCATCAATCAGTTGATTCGTTCTAATTCATTGAATTAATCCGTTATAAAAATATCAGAAAAATAAGGGAACGTTGCTTTTGcaaacatgaattaaatttttttaaca is a genomic window containing:
- the LOC124889463 gene encoding photosystem I assembly protein Ycf3-like; this encodes MSAQSEGNYAEALQNYYEAMRLEIDPYDRSYILYNIGLIHTSNGEHTKALEYYFRALERNPFLPQAFNNMAVICHYQGEQAIQQGNSEIAEAWFDQATEYWKQAIALTPGNYIEAHNWLKIMRCFE